The nucleotide window CCATCTTCTAAAACAACTTTAACCTTAGAACCTTTAATGTAAGTTTTTTGGGCCCCATTTCCTTTTATTATTTCAACTTTTCTTTTTTTCAAATTGTCTTCAATAGGTTTTACTAATTCTTCATCATTTTCAAATAACAAAGATTCCTCTTTTTCTACTAAGCTTACTTTTACTCCTAACCTTTCATAAATTGAAGCAAATTCTACTCCCTCTACATTTCCTCCCAGTATTATAATACTTTCAGGTAAATTTCTTATATCTATAGCATCTTTATGAGTTATTATATTTTCATTGTCTATTTTTATTTCTTCTACACTAGAGGGTTCAGTACCTGTAGCAATGACTATATTTTCTCCATATAGTATTGACTCTTCTACAATGTATCTATGCTCGTCTAAGAATTCACCATCACCAAAATATATATCTATACCATTATTTTTAAGGTTATCTTTTAGTTTATCATCTAAGTACTGAAGATTTTCATCCCAATTTCTAATCAAAGATTCCTTTATAATTTTATTATCAATATCATTATTCTTAAAACTATCTAAGAGTTTTTTTACTGGTAATGCACCAGTTCTAATACCAGTCCCTCCTAAGATTGACTTTTCTACTATTGCTACATTTAAATCTCTTCTCTTACAATATAAAGCACAGTAATAACCAGC belongs to Tissierellales bacterium and includes:
- a CDS encoding NAD(P)/FAD-dependent oxidoreductase; this translates as MKNYDVLIIGGGLAGYYCALYCKRRDLNVAIVEKSILGGTGIRTGALPVKKLLDSFKNNDIDNKIIKESLIRNWDENLQYLDDKLKDNLKNNGIDIYFGDGEFLDEHRYIVEESILYGENIVIATGTEPSSVEEIKIDNENIITHKDAIDIRNLPESIIILGGNVEGVEFASIYERLGVKVSLVEKEESLLFENDEELVKPIEDNLKKRKVEIIKGNGAQKTYIKGSKVKVVLEDGQVLEGDKVLVTLSRKPSYPKGIDKLNIDKDDFKIKVYENLRTNVKHIYAIGDINGILGLASGAIQQGIAVSDNILYNKPVTMNYNSLPRAVYTLPEMAGAGYQEKDLVQEGIDYIKGYSYFSNTWRGWAKNIEEGFLKVLIDKEGIILGIWMVGENVSEYIGLLGVLLEKNISVEDVKSNLVIHPSLWEALLDAILNAER